In Camelus bactrianus isolate YW-2024 breed Bactrian camel chromosome 10, ASM4877302v1, whole genome shotgun sequence, a genomic segment contains:
- the LOC105081035 gene encoding olfactory receptor 8U9 gives MAQINCTQVTEFILAGLTDRQELKMPLFVLFLSIYLFTVVGNLGLMLVIRTDARLHTPMYFFLSNLAFVDFCYASVITPKMLGNFLYHQNMISFNACAAQLGCFLTFMVSECLLLASMAYDRYVAICNPLLYTVVMSPGICIQLVTFPYSYSFLMALFHTVLTFRLSYCHSNTINHFYCDDMPLLRLTCSDTHAKQLWVLACAGVTFISSVLVVFVSYLFIISTILGMRSAEGRRKAFSTCSSHMLAVTIFYGTLIFMYLQPSSHHSLDTDKLASVFYTVIIPMLNPLIYSLRNQDVKNALKKVIISRNHTLVFITFQK, from the coding sequence ATGGCTCAGATCAACTGCACACAGGTGACAGAGTTCATTCTCGCGGGCCTCACGGATCGTCAGGAGTTGAAGATGCCCCTCTTTGTGCTCTTCTTATCCATCTACCTCTTCACAGTAGTAGGCAACCTGGGTCTGATGCTGGTCATTAGAACGGATGCGAGACTCCACACACCAATGTACTTCTTTCTTAGCAacctggcttttgttgatttctgTTATGCTTCTGTCATCACACCCAAGATGCTTGGGAACTTCTTATACCACCAAAACATGATCTCCTTCAATGCATGTGCAGCTCAGTTAGGCTGTTTCCTCACCTTCATGGTATCAGAGTGCCTGCTACTGGCTTCCATGGCGTACGATAGATACGTGGCCATTTGTAACCCTCTCCTCTATACGGTTGTGATgtccccaggaatctgcattcaGCTCGTCACTTTCCCCTATAGCTATAGCTTTTTGATGGCACTGTTTCATACCGTCCTTACCTTTCGCCTCTCTTACTGTCACTCTAACACCATCAACCATTTCTACTGTGATGACATGCCTCTCCTCAGGCTGACGTGCTCAGACACTCACGCCAAACAGCTGTGGGTTTTGGCCTGTGCAGGTGTTACTTTCATCTCCTCTGTTCTGGTTGTCTTTGTCTCCTACCTGTTTATTATTTCCACCATCCTGGGGATGCGCTCAGCTGAGGGGAGACGCAAAGCCTTCTCCACATGTAGCTCCCACATGCTGGCAGTCACCATATTCTATGGGACCCTCATCTTCATGTACTTACAGCCAAGCTCTCACCATTCTCTCGACACAGATAAACTGGCCTCTGTCTTCTATACAGTGATCATTCCTATGTTGAACCCCTTGATCTACAGCCTCAGGAATCAGGATGTGAAAAATGCCCTGAAAAAAGTCATCATCAGTAGAAACCATACTCTTGTGTTCATAACATTTCAAAAATGA
- the LOC105081036 gene encoding LOW QUALITY PROTEIN: olfactory receptor 8J3-like (The sequence of the model RefSeq protein was modified relative to this genomic sequence to represent the inferred CDS: substituted 1 base at 1 genomic stop codon) translates to MAPRNFSQVTEFILTGISDRPDLQIPLFSVFLGVYGLTVAGNLTIITLTSVDSRLQTPMYFFLQQRATTNLGNSTVIAPKMPINFLVKKRTTSYYEXATQLGGFLVFIVAEVFMLAVMAYDRCMAICNPLPYVVVVSRQVCLLLVSLTYLYSFSTAVVASSCVFSVSYCSSNVINHFFCDIAPLLALSCSDTYLAETVVFISASTNLVFSMIMVIISYFNIVLSILRIHSTEGRKKAFSTCASHMVAVSVFYGTMLFMYLQPQTNHSMDTDKMASVFYTLVIPMLNPMIYSLRNKDVKAALKRFLTNSCCSLSKCHLSTIGK, encoded by the coding sequence ATGGCTCCTAGGAATTTCAGCCAAGTCACTGAGTTTATTCTCACGGGAATCTCAGACCGTCCAGACCTCCAGATCCCACTCTTCTCTGTGTTCCTGGGTGTCTACGGGCTGACCGTGGCAGGGAACCTGACCATCATCACTCTCACCAGTGTTGACTCTCGACTTCAGACccccatgtatttcttcctccAACAGCGGGCCACCACAAACCTTGGGAATTCTACAGTCATTGCCCCTAAGATGCCGATCAATTTTTTAGTAAAGAAACGCACCACCTCTTACTATGAATGAGCCACCCAGCTGGGAGGGTTCCTGGTTTTCATTGTAGCTGAGGTTTTCATGTTGGCTGTGATGGCCTATGATCGCTGCATGGCCATTTGTAACCCCCTGCCCTACGTGGTGGTGGTATCTCGGCAGGTCTGCCTTCTGCTGGTTTCCCTCACGTACCTCTACAGCTTCTCCACTGCTGTTGTAGCTTCATCCTGTGTATTCTCTGTGTCTTATTGCTCTTCCAATGTAATCAATCATTTTTTCTGTGATATTGCCCCTCTGTTAGCATTATCTTGCTCTGATACTTACTTAGCAGAAACAGTGGTATTTATATCAGCTTCGACCAATTTGGTTTTTTCCATGATTATGGTTATCATATCTTATTTCAACATCGTTTTGTCCATCCTAAGGATACATTcaacagagggaaggaagaaagcctTTTCCACGTGTGCTTCACATATGGTGGCCGTGTCAGTTTTCTATGGGACAATGCTATTCATGTATTTACAGCCTCAAACTAACCATTCTATGGACACTGATAAAATGGCTTCTGTGTTTTATACACTGGTGATTCCCATGCTGAATCCCATGATctacagcctgagaaacaaggaTGTGAAGGCTGCCTTAAAGAGATTTCTGACAAATTCATGCTGTTCTTTAAGTAAATGTCATCTTAGCACTATAGGTAAATGA
- the LOC141578930 gene encoding LOW QUALITY PROTEIN: olfactory receptor 8K1-like (The sequence of the model RefSeq protein was modified relative to this genomic sequence to represent the inferred CDS: deleted 2 bases in 1 codon; substituted 1 base at 1 genomic stop codon), whose amino-acid sequence MNHMEKHNHTAISKVTEFILLGLTDSPGLQAPLFGIFLVIXWWILVTVMGNLGMVILTHSDSKPHTPMYFFLRHLSITDLGYSAVIGPKMMINFVVHRNTISYHWCATQLAFFEVFIITELFILSAMAYDRYVAICKPLLYGVIMAEKVCWGLVLTPYLYGTFVSLFLTIKLFQLSFCDSNIISYLYCDRLPLISMLCSNTHELELIILIFSGCNLLSSLLVVLVSYMFILVTILRMNSTEGRYKAFSTCSSHLTVVVVFYGTLLFIYLQPKSSHAFAIDKMTSVFYTLVIPMLNPLIYSLRNKEVKDALKRTLTNRCKMSH is encoded by the exons ATGAACCATATGGAGAAACATAATCATACTGCAATCTCCAAAGTGACAGAATTTATTCTCCTGGGGCTCACTGACAGCCCAGGGCTGCAGGCACCTCTTTTTGGAATCTTCCTGGTCATATAGTGGTGG ATATTGGTCACAGTGATGGGCAATCTGGGCATGGTTATCTTGACCCATTCGGACTCCAAGCCACATActcccatgtactttttccttAGACATTTGTCGATTACTGATCTTGGTTACTCTGCTGTCATTGGCCCCAAAATGATGATCAACTTTGTGGTGCACAGAAATACAATTTCCTACCATTGGTGTGCCACCCAGCTAGCCTTCTTTGAGGTTTTCATCATCACTGAACTGTTCATCCTATCAGCAATGGCCTATGATCGCTATGTCGCCATCTGCAAGCCTCTTCTGTACGGGGTCATCATGGCAGAGAAAGTGTGTTGGGGGCTGGTACTCACTCCCTATCTCTATGGCACCTTTGTGTCACTATTTCTCACCATTAAGTTATTTCAAttgtccttctgtgactccaACATCATCAGTTACCTTTACTGTGACCGCCTGCCTCTGATATCCATGCTCTGCTCCAACACACATGAGTTAGAATTGATCATTTTGATCTTTTCAGGGTGCAATTTGCTCTCTTCCCTCTTGGTGGTTCTTGTGTCTTACATGTTTATTCTTGTGACCATTCTCAGAATGAACTCAACGGAGGGGAGATACAAAGCCTTCTCCACTTGCAGTTCCCACCTGACAGTGGTGGTCGTGTTCTATGGGACATTATTGTTTATTTACCTGCAACCCAAATCCAGCCATGCTTTTGCTATTGATAAAATGACCTCTGTGTTTTACACCCTAGTGATCCCTATGCTGAATCCATTGATCTATAGCCTGAGGAACAAAGAAGTAAAAGATGCTCTGAAGAGAACTTTAACCAATCGATGCAAAATGTCCCATTAA